The genomic segment gggtttttaatgaaataatcatccaaatacttgaaattatatttttcatcattaaatttATCCCATTATTTCGTActgaaattcaaaactaataatgGGATTCCCATATATAAGTTATTTTCATAAGAATAATTTCTGGAAACAAGCCAAGAAATACACAATTTTGAGAAGAACTGGATTGTTCAATAGACGTGTTTTTGGTCCACTTCTGGCTGGAATTTGTCAAAGAACTTAGatcataaattttgaattttttctagTAGGATGTCAAAAGGAGATGGTGCATACCAGTTCTATAATTATTTTctgtttcaaaatttaagtttcaaattattatttccataagtttcaaaaattttttaaaatttatattgtttttcataaaatttaatactttttataatttgaaaaacaattgatatatatttacatataatattaaaaaaaacatcgAAAAATCAAAATGATATACCGAAACGAAAAGGGTATGTTGTGGCCTCTTcctaaaaagaaaaagttgttcCGACATTATTTATCCATATTTGACAGTGGtctttttaaaatagaaataaatggtaTAATTTAAGTTTCCTCCCTCTATTAtgtaaaagtttataattttatctttatattttaatttcatatcatttactCTTTTTAGTCTAAACTATTCACAATTTTCGATAAAACACTAATCGGAAATATCTTTTGTCAGGCGAAATGTTAATGATATCAAACAACTTAATTCAATAAACTTATGCTTTAAGGTATTATTAGAAAATAATTCACATAAACACTTCTATAACAATTTGGacataagaaaaatataattattaggttcggttaatttagttaattatagtTTAGCCACAGACTGATTAACCGAATTAGATCGATTTGGTCGATTAATTCGTTTTTAACTGAAGTTTGAACACCCCTACTCAGTAACTCAAGAGAATTTAacaattttgttaaaaataatcagtaattttataataaataaactcAGTATTACATTATTGTAAACAActttataagaaattatttatgaaaaaactATAATGTTATAACAAAATCAGTAATTTTAAGTAACTCATAAAAATTAGAGTATCAAATTATCACATCACAcattaaagtataaggactagcATAAATTTTTTGTATAATAGAGGGACCAAAAGCATTAATTATACATCAACTGATCTTAGTGGCTAAAAGAACCTCCATTTTCTGAAAACTTGCAAAGGAAGGAGTGAGTGCTAATAATTTCGATGAAAATGAAACTTTCTGAGCAAAGTTTCGACAACTTATTAAAGGAGGAATTGGGTTGAAAGgaagattgaaaaatcaaaacaaataatccaaattaCAAACCTATTTTAGTATATAATACCCACATTTGCAAATGAAGTATCAAAGCAAGCTGTGGAGCCAAGTTATTCAGAGCGCCAAAATCCTTTTATTCTCTTTCCCCTTTGCttgctttttcttcttctttttaattgTTAAGTTCTCTATAAATAATTCACAAGAATTTCAATTAGCTTCCTCCAAAAACCCTTTGGTGGTAAGTTCTTTAaaactctctcttttcttttctttttttttcatcttgttGTTAAATAGCGGttttgatttgaattttaaaatattttctcttttatctgaaatgaggggttttttttttctttcaatttcttattagttgtTAACGAAATATTTAATTCCATGATTTCATGCTTTTTCCTTTTAGTGTAGCCATTAAGATGTTACCATGAAAGAAACAAAGTTACTTCATTTATGCTTCAAAGATGGAATCTTTCTTGCATGCATTTTGCATGATTGTCCTAAAGAAAAGTACAGTGGAACAATCAAAGTTGTGTTGGGTTACGATTAAGATGAACTTGGCATTATATCAATGGCTAACTATTAACTTAAAGAAAAGGGttatttgtttcctttttttttataatttcttttctatgttttgatTTAACTTTTCTGGTGATTTCGGTAATTCATGTTTGTTTCAAATCCATGTTCTTTTCAATAATGTTCTAATGCTGATCATGGATGACAAATTCtttgtttaaatatataaatCTTGTCATTTGTACCCTAAATTGTACATTGAATCCTTTCTTATTTCCAGTAAATGGAGGTTTCTAGCTTAAATGGATTGCAAAATGAGGAGGAGGCATTGAACAGTTTGCTTGATGCTTTCGGATCCCTTTTTTCTCTTAATGACATCGCTTCTGCTTACTGTGAGGCCGGCCGGAATCCGGATTTGGCTGGTTTAATTCTATGTGAAATGCAGGGGATCCCTCCTTTAGTTGCCACCGATCAATCTAACAAAGAGGTGAAAAACAATGAAACTTCGGGATCAAGTTATGTTAAAAGTTCACAAAATAATTCACAAGCAAGTGAGGTTTTTACGGTGGATCAACCGGTTTCAGCCGCTACTGATGAATGTAGTGGCAAGAGGAAAAAGGATGAACCTATGGAATCATCTCGTTGTAATAGTTTTCAACGTTCTTGTCAAGAAAATGGAGGTTTAAGTTCTCTGAAGCAAAAGGCGAGACCGGTTTCAGGAGGCACTGTTTCGAGCATGCTAGGAAAGGGGTATATGAAATCTGTCCCTTTGGCTAATGGCTCGTATCCAGGAACCAAACCTATGAAAGTGGACTCAAAGGAGATGCCAATGTCCTTGTTTTGGGGTGAAGAACTCGAACCCAGTAGTCAGAACGAGGACCGTATGCACAAGGTTATGGAAGATTTTCTTTTCAAGATGCTAGGAGAGGGATTTCGATTGGAAAGGGACATGATTCGAGAAGTTCTCAGTAAACCAACATCTTTCAAATTCATACGAAATCATATATCATTGTTAATTGAATTTTGAGTCAATATTACGTTTGTTTAACTGCTAatcaagttttatttttttaaatatgcagATAGCTGTGGATACAACATGCAAAAGGTATGGAACCATGGACAATGTCCTCGTTTTAGAGAATCTTAAGTTCGTATTAAACGGATCTGCACTTGCTAAGCTTTGTTAGTGCAATTTATTGTGCATTATTTGGGAAAATGAAGTTtctattgttattttattattgttcattGACCTTTTAATGGCAGTTTACATTGCGGAACATGATAATCCTGAAGGTTTCTTAACGGTTGTGAATGACATTTCTCTATTTACTATGGTACGTTTGAACTTGTTAGAACTGATGAATATTCCTTTTCTCTCTCTTGACTTATAAGAGCATGAAGAAGCTTCTTGACTGGTCAGCCGTGAGTTTGGACAAAGAGAAAAAACCGTCAGCCATGAGTTTGGACAAAGAGAAAAAACCTCTTGGCGAGTCCGGTGAAAAGGTTAGTCTTGTGATTGTGTAAACCGGCTACGAGCTGGTTTTGTTGTTCTTTGTGAGATTAAAATAAATGTGATGAcgcttatctttttctttttctcttctgtTTTTGTAGACTAACGATATACATCTAAGGACCAGTAGACCTTCACAAGAAAAGTACGTCGTATGAATTCTTGTTGAGTTCATATTGTTTGTTCCACATTTTACAACACCTGATGAACCTTCCCATGGTTTACTCTCTAGCATGAACATAGTCTTGAATGCGGATGTAGCAGAAAGACAACAGAAG from the Gossypium hirsutum isolate 1008001.06 chromosome D09, Gossypium_hirsutum_v2.1, whole genome shotgun sequence genome contains:
- the LOC107891784 gene encoding putative nuclear RNA export factor SDE5 isoform X1; amino-acid sequence: MEVSSLNGLQNEEEALNSLLDAFGSLFSLNDIASAYCEAGRNPDLAGLILCEMQGIPPLVATDQSNKEVKNNETSGSSYVKSSQNNSQASEVFTVDQPVSAATDECSGKRKKDEPMESSRCNSFQRSCQENGGLSSLKQKARPVSGGTVSSMLGKGYMKSVPLANGSYPGTKPMKVDSKEMPMSLFWGEELEPSSQNEDRMHKVMEDFLFKMLGEGFRLERDMIREVLNSCGYNMQKSMKKLLDWSAVSLDKEKKPSAMSLDKEKKPLGESGEKTNDIHLRTSRPSQENMNIVLNADVAERQQKDGNDLQKEVLAALFGAPERSEELPRRSKRPARRPIALGEIVERPLIDVTAEPKVDRVRSQEDKKDDEDEEDSFQVLRRAVKEYRGTMKEYYKAAVDAFAKGDQDEANKLLEQGQFFQEKAHQADEESNQKIFETLNTETEDEMLLELHNHGTREAIQLLKCHLSSLAGIPSFKYLKVIINTDKEDSSKGTCRRLVMKLLQKESISWSEGETSGIILIQLDNINPKRLSFAKN
- the LOC107891784 gene encoding putative nuclear RNA export factor SDE5 isoform X2 — encoded protein: MEVSSLNGLQNEEEALNSLLDAFGSLFSLNDIASAYCEAGRNPDLAGLILCEMQGIPPLVATDQSNKEVKNNETSGSSYVKSSQNNSQASEVFTVDQPVSAATDECSGKRKKDEPMESSRCNSFQRSCQENGGLSSLKQKARPVSGGTVSSMLGKGYMKSVPLANGSYPGTKPMKVDSKEMPMSLFWGEELEPSSQNEDRMHKVMEDFLFKMLGEGFRLERDMIREVLNSCGYNMQKSMKKLLDWSAVSLDKEKKPSAMSLDKEKKPLGESGEKTNDIHLRTSRPSQENMNIVLNADVAERQQKDGNDLQKEVLAALFGAPERSEELPRRSKRPARRPIALGEIVERPLIDVTAEPKVDRVRSQEDKKDDEDEEDSFQVLRRAVKEYRGTMKEYYKAAVDAFAKGDQDEANKLLEQEHRDRRRNVARIAQSWHKGGNPAFEVSLIFTSRHPILQVPKGHYQYRQRRLLKRHL